A genomic segment from Eulemur rufifrons isolate Redbay chromosome 19, OSU_ERuf_1, whole genome shotgun sequence encodes:
- the LGI2 gene encoding leucine-rich repeat LGI family member 2, whose product MALRRGGGGGALGRLLLLLLLGAACLIPPSAQVRRLARCPATCSCTKESIICVGSSWVPRIVPGDISSLSLVNGTFSEIKDRMFSHLPSLQLLLLNSNSFTVIRDDAFAGLFHLEYLFIEGNKIETISRNAFRGLRDLTHLSLANNHIKALPRDVFSDLDSLIELDLRGNKFECDCKAKWLYLWLKMTNSTVSDVLCIGPPEYQEKKLNDVTSFDYECTTTDFVVHQTLPYQSVSVDTFNSKNDVYVAIAQPGMENCMVLEWDHIEMNFRSYDNITGQSIVGCKAILIDSQVFVVVAQLFGGSHIYKYDENWTKFVKFQDIEVSRISKPNDIELFQIDDETFFVIADSSKAGLSTVYKWNSKGFYSYQSLHEWFRDTDAEFVDIDGKSHLILSSRSQVPIILQWNKSSKKFVPHGDIPNMEDVLAVKSFRMQNALYLSLTRFIGDSRVMKWNSKQFVEIQALPSRGAMTLQPFSFKDNHYLALGSDYTFSQIYQWDKEKQLFKKFKEIYVQAPRSFTAVSTDRRDFFFASSFKGKTKIFEHIIVDLSL is encoded by the exons ATGGCGCTGCggagaggcggcggcggcggggcgctggggcggctgctgctgctgctgctgctgggcgcCGCGTGCCTGATCCCGCCGAGCGCGCAGGTGAGGCGGCTGGCGCGCTGCCCCGCCACTTGCAGCTGTACCAAGGAGTCCATCATCTGCGTGGGCTCGTCCTGGGTGCCCAGGATCGTGCCTGGCGACATCAGCTCCCT GAGCCTGGTAAATGGGACGTTTTCGGAAATCAAAGACCGAATGTTTTCCCATCTGCCTTCTCTGCAGCTGCT ATTGCTGAATTCTAACTCATTCACGGTCATCCGGGATGATGCTTTTGCTGGGCTTTTTCATCTTGAATACCT GTTCATCGAAGGGAACAAAATAGAAACCATTTCACGAAATGCCTTTCGTGGCCTCCGTGACCTGACTCACCT TTCTTTGGCCAATAACCACATAAAGGCACTACCAAGGGATGTCTTCAGTGATTTAGACTCTCTGATTGAGCT agaTTTAAGGGGTAATAAATTTGAATGTGACTGCAAAGCCAAGTGGCTGTACCTGTGGTTGAAGATGACAAATTCCACTGTTTCCGATGTGCTATGTATTGGTCCACCAGAATATCAGGAAAAGAAGCTAAATGATGTGACCAGCTTTGACTACGAATGCACGACCACAG ATTTTGTTGTTCATCAGACGTTGCCCTACCAGTCGGTTTCGGTGGATACTTTCAACTCCAAGAATGACGTGTACGTGGCCATCGCCCAGCCCGGCATGGAGAACTGCATGGTGCTGGAGTGGGACCACATCGAAATGAATTTCCGGAGCTACGACAACATCACAG GTCAGTCCATCGTGGGCTGTAAGGCCATCCTCATCGACAGCCAGGTCTTCGTGGTGGTGGCCCAGCTCTTCGGCGGCTCTCACATTTACAAATACGACGAGAACTGGACCAAGTTTGTCAAATTCCAAGACATAGAAGTCTCTCGCATTTCCAAGCCCAACGACATCGAGCTGTTCCAGATCGATGACGAGACGTTCTTTGTCATTGCAGACAGCTCTAAAGCGGGTCTGTCCACCGTTTATAAATGGAACAGCAAAGGATTCTACTCGTACCAGTCCCTGCACGAGTGGTTCAGGGACACGGATGCAGAGTTCGTTGACATAGATGGAAAATCGCATCTAATCCTGTCCAGCCGCTCCCAGGTTCCCATCATCCTCCAGTGGAATAAAAGCTCCAAGAAGTTTGTCCCCCACGGCGACATCCCCAACATGGAGGACGTACTGGCTGTGAAGAGCTTCCGCATGCAGAACGCCCTCTACCTCTCGCTCACCCGCTTCATCGGGGACTCCAGGGTCATGAAGTGGAACAGTAAGCAGTTTGTGGAGATCCAGGCTCTCCCATCCCGGGGGGCCATGACCCTGCAGCCCTTTTCTTTCAAAGATAATCACTACCTGGCCCTGGGGAGTGACTACACGTTCTCCCAGATATACCAGTGGGATAAGGAGAAGCAGCTCTTCAAGAAGTTTAAGGAGATCTACGTGCAGGCGCCTCGTTCGTTCACAGCCGTCTCCACCGACaggagagatttcttttttgcGTCCAGTTTCAAAGGGAAGACAAAGATTTTTGAACATATCATTGTGGACTTAAGTTTGTGA